One window from the genome of Paracoccus zhejiangensis encodes:
- the pqqB gene encoding pyrroloquinoline quinone biosynthesis protein PqqB: protein MRIIILGAAAGGGLPQWNCGCANCKAARDGRIPPMSQSSIALSANGQDWAIINASPDIRTQLAATPALHPSGLRQMPLRSVLVTNGDIDHVAGLLTLRESQPFDLFGTETILAALDANPMLSAVNPDFVPRRPIALDQPFDLAPGLTATLFAVPGKVPLYLEGEQVETGLMGENTVGVELMAGDRRALYIPGCADLPGWLKARIAAADLLMFDGTLWQDGEMIAAGLGQKTGRRMGHLSASDSIRALAQVPTGQRIFVHLNNSNPLTDPASPQSAEARDSGWQIGRDGMEITL from the coding sequence ATCATCCTGGGCGCGGCGGCGGGCGGTGGACTGCCGCAATGGAATTGCGGCTGCGCCAACTGCAAGGCGGCGCGGGACGGGCGGATTCCGCCGATGAGTCAAAGCAGCATTGCCCTGTCCGCCAACGGGCAGGACTGGGCGATCATCAACGCCTCGCCCGATATCCGCACGCAACTGGCCGCCACCCCGGCGCTGCATCCGTCCGGGTTGCGCCAGATGCCGCTTCGCTCGGTTCTGGTGACCAATGGCGATATCGACCATGTGGCGGGCCTGCTGACACTGCGCGAAAGTCAGCCTTTCGACCTCTTCGGCACCGAAACCATTCTCGCTGCACTGGACGCCAACCCGATGCTGAGCGCGGTGAACCCCGATTTCGTGCCGCGCCGGCCCATCGCGCTGGATCAGCCCTTCGACCTTGCCCCCGGCCTGACCGCGACGCTGTTCGCCGTGCCGGGCAAGGTGCCACTCTATCTCGAGGGCGAGCAGGTCGAGACCGGGCTGATGGGCGAGAATACCGTGGGCGTCGAACTGATGGCGGGCGACCGCCGCGCGCTCTATATCCCCGGCTGTGCTGATCTGCCGGGTTGGCTCAAGGCCCGCATCGCCGCCGCTGATCTGCTGATGTTCGATGGCACGCTGTGGCAGGATGGCGAGATGATCGCTGCCGGGCTGGGCCAGAAAACCGGCCGCCGCATGGGCCATCTGTCGGCCTCGGACAGCATCCGCGCGCTGGCGCAGGTGCCCACCGGCCAGCGCATCTTCGTTCATCTCAACAATTCCAACCCGCTGACCGATCCGGCCAGCCCGCAATCGGCCGAGGCCCGCGACAGCGGCTGGCAGATCGGCCGCGACGGCAT